A genomic window from Salvia miltiorrhiza cultivar Shanhuang (shh) chromosome 5, IMPLAD_Smil_shh, whole genome shotgun sequence includes:
- the LOC130986607 gene encoding uncharacterized protein LOC130986607, which yields MALLHSPPSSSSSSISHKPHLNPSYAPRPAQNFLSPPHQRQRRRPHSVSCSASSFPEKHHTNSPKSDDVVELPLFPLPLVLFPGAILPLQIFEFRYRMMMHTLLHTDLRFGVIYTDASTGTADVGCVGEVVKHERLVDDRFFLICKGQERFRVTRLLRTKPYLVAEVTWLEDRPSAGELQDLDALADEVETYMKDVIRLSNRLNGKPEKEVQDLRRNLFPTPFSFFVGSTFEGAPREQQALLELEDTAMRLKREKETLRNTLNYLTAASAVKDVFPST from the coding sequence ATGGCGCTCCTGCATTCCCCTCCGTCGTCGTCTTCCTCCTCAATCTCCCACAAACCCCACTTAAACCCCTCCTACGCCCCCCGCCCCGCCCAGAACTTCCTCTCTCCGCCCCACCAGCGCCAGCGGCGGCGGCCTCACTCGGTGTCGTGCTCGGCGTCGTCGTTCCCGGAGAAGCACCACACCAACTCCCCGAAATCGGACGACGTGGTGGAGCTGCCGCTCTTCCCCCTCCCCTTGGTACTCTTCCCGGGGGCCATCCTCCCCCTCCAAATCTTCGAGTTCCGCTACCGCATGATGATGCACACCCTCCTCCACACCGACCTCCGCTTCGGCGTGATCTACACCGACGCCTCCACGGGCACCGCCGACGTGGGCTGCGTGGGCGAGGTGGTGAAGCACGAGCGCCTCGTGGACGACCGCTTCTTCCTGATCTGCAAGGGTCAGGAGCGCTTCCGCGTCACCCGATTGCTCCGCACCAAACCCTACCTCGTCGCCGAGGTCACCTGGCTGGAGGACCGCCCCTCCGCCGGCGAGCTCCAGGACCTCGACGCCCTCGCCGACGAGGTCGAGACCTACATGAAGGACGTCATCCGCCTCTCCAACCGCCTCAATGGCAAGCCCGAGAAGGAGGTGCAGGATCTCAGGCGGAACCTCTTCCCCACGCCCTTCTCCTTCTTCGTCGGCAGCACCTTCGAGGGGGCGCCGCGCGAGCAGCAGGCCCTGCTGGAGCTCGAGGACACCGCCATGAGGCTCAAGAGAGAGAAGGAGACGCTCAGGAATACCCTCAATTACTTGACGGCCGCCTCCGCGGTTAAGGATGTCTTTCCCTCCACATAG
- the LOC130986606 gene encoding zingipain-2 gives MSRMSRLLWLWLWSLSTLFLFISELPTCNSSSISDLFDDWCKEYGKTYASQEEKQQRLKVFQHNYEIVVQHNTRANSSHRLSLNAFADLSNHEFKAKYLGLSPSVNDLLIRLNSRESAIQPPNLVEESDLPASVDWRKKGAVTAVKDQGSCGACWSFSATGAVEGINQINTGSLVSLSEQELIDCDKSYNDGCGGGLMDYAFEFIIKNKGIDTEEDYPYRGRDGTCNKDKLKRHVVTIDSYADVPSKKEKKLQQAVATQPVSVGICGSDSTFQLYSGGIFSGPCSTSLDHAVLIVGYDSEDGVDYWIVKNSWGTRWGMNGYMHMLRNSGNAEGVCGINTLASYPIKTSPNPPPSPSPGPTKCNLFTYCASDETCCCSWSLLGICFSWRCCEAESAVCCDDHMHCCPPDYPTCDTTRNLCLKRIGNSTLSKPFGKSSFSTS, from the exons ATGTCAAGAATGAGTCGGTTGTTATGGTTATGGTTATGGTCGCTCTCCACTCTTTTTCTATTTATCTCCGAACTACCCACCTGCAATTCTTCATCTATTTCTGACCTCTTTGATGATTGGTGCAAGGAATATGGAAAGACATACGCCTCCCAAGAAGAGAAACAACAAAGACTCAAAGTGTTTCAACATAACTATGAGATTGTTGTTCAACACAACACCAGGGCTAATTCTTCTCACAGGCTCTCACTCAATGCATTTGCAGATCTTAGTAATCATGAATTTAAGGCCAAATATTTGGGACTTTCGCCTTCAGTTAATGATTTACTTATTAGATTGAATAGTAGGGAATCTGCAATCCAACCACCCAATCTTGTCGAAGAATCTGATCTCCCAGCTTCTGTGGATTGGCGAAAGAAAGGGGCTGTCACCGCGGTCAAAGATCAGGGGAGTTGTG GTGCATGCTGGTCATTCTCAGCCACGGGTGCAGTCGAAGGAATTAATCAGATTAACACGGGATCTCTTGTCAGCCTATCCGAACAAGAACTTATTGACtgtgacaaatcctataatgATGGATGTGGTGGAGGGCTCATGGACTACGCGTTCGAATTCATTATAAAGAATAAAGGAATCGACACTGAGGAGGATTACCCATATCGAGGCCGTGATGGAACCTGCAACAAAGATAAA CTGAAAAGACATGTTGTAACCATTGATAGCTATGCTGATGTAccctcaaagaaggagaagaagctACAACAGGCAGTTGCGACTCAGCCTGTCAGTGTCGGTATATGTGGAAGTGACTCAACTTTTCAATTGTACTCAGGG GGGATATTCAGTGGCCCATGCTCGACCTCTTTGGATCATGCAGTTTTGATTGTGGGCTACGATTCTGAAGATGGTGTGGATTATTGGATTGTGAAGAACTCATGGGGAACTCGATGGGGGATGAACGGCTATATGCATATGCTACGGAATTCAGGGAATGCCGAAGGGGTCTGTGGGATCAACACACTGGCATCGTACCCTATCAAAACGAGCCCAAATCCTCCGCCCTCCCCCTCTCCTGGTCCAACCAAATGCAATCTTTTCACTTACTGTGCGAGTGATGAAACCTGTTGCTGTTCGTGGAGTCTTCTTGGGATATGCTTCAGTTGGAGATGTTGTGAAGCTGAATCTGCTGTTTGCTGCGACGACCATATGCACTGTTGTCCGCCTGATTACCCGACTTGTGACACTACTAGGAATCTCTGTCTCAAG AGAATCGGGAATTCTACGTTGTCGAAGCCATTTGGGAAGAGTAGCTTTTCCACAAGTTAG